One genomic segment of Amycolatopsis sp. Hca4 includes these proteins:
- the rdmE gene encoding aklavinone 12-hydroxylase RdmE has product MTERVQVLVVGAGLGGLSASLFLAQAGVDVLAVERHAGTSVHSRAAGQNWRTMELFHWAGIDEEVLAASPRASQGLRITVATSLAGRVLHRLVQDGSEFDVSASTTLPAGMAGQDVVEPILLAHAEKAGARVRFRTELTDLAPDADGVTATLRHRESGKETVVRADYVVAADGGRSGIRRRLGIGTTGMDALSHCLGVVFDADLGDRVLSGVSDLFYLRHPDFTAGFVTTDVPNRYVFAPDYFPDRGESPADFTHERLVAMIRAATDRPDLAPEIVWTGSWEVAARLADRFRAGRVFLIGDAAKVTPPTGGMGGNTAVGDAADIAWKLAAVLRGEAGPGLLDTYEAERRPIARMVIDTSLHNLKQRMHPDLDVSGLTEAEDQPAIVLGFRYRSTAVIPEPPDDGERVEDVHAPTGRPGFRAPGLASTVDLLGRSWVLLCAGEDARWRPAVADVAADLGVRLACHAIDDDVFASRYGLSAGGASLVRPDGVVAWRSPAPAGNPAGELRQVLTAVLSR; this is encoded by the coding sequence GTGACCGAGCGGGTACAGGTGCTGGTCGTCGGGGCGGGACTGGGCGGGCTGTCGGCGTCGCTGTTCCTGGCGCAGGCGGGAGTGGACGTGCTGGCCGTCGAGCGGCACGCGGGAACGTCGGTCCACTCGCGCGCCGCCGGGCAGAACTGGCGCACGATGGAGTTGTTCCACTGGGCGGGAATCGACGAGGAGGTGCTGGCGGCCAGCCCGCGGGCGTCGCAGGGGCTGCGGATCACCGTCGCGACCAGCCTGGCCGGCCGGGTGCTGCACCGGCTGGTCCAGGACGGCAGCGAATTCGACGTCTCGGCGTCGACGACGCTGCCCGCCGGCATGGCCGGCCAGGACGTGGTGGAGCCGATCCTGCTGGCGCACGCCGAGAAGGCGGGTGCGCGGGTGCGGTTCCGGACCGAGCTGACGGACCTGGCGCCGGACGCCGACGGCGTCACGGCGACCCTGCGCCACCGCGAGTCCGGGAAGGAGACCGTGGTCCGCGCGGACTACGTCGTCGCCGCCGACGGCGGGCGCAGCGGGATCCGGCGGCGGCTCGGCATCGGGACCACCGGGATGGACGCGCTGAGCCACTGCCTCGGCGTGGTGTTCGACGCCGACCTCGGCGACCGGGTGCTGAGCGGCGTGTCCGACCTGTTCTACCTCCGGCACCCGGACTTCACCGCCGGGTTCGTCACCACCGACGTGCCGAACCGGTACGTCTTCGCCCCGGACTACTTCCCGGACCGCGGCGAAAGCCCGGCGGACTTCACCCACGAGCGGCTGGTGGCGATGATCCGCGCGGCCACCGACCGGCCGGACCTGGCGCCGGAGATCGTCTGGACCGGCTCGTGGGAGGTCGCCGCGCGGCTGGCCGACCGGTTCCGCGCCGGCCGGGTCTTCCTGATCGGCGACGCGGCGAAGGTGACCCCGCCGACCGGTGGCATGGGCGGCAACACCGCGGTCGGCGACGCCGCGGACATCGCGTGGAAGCTCGCGGCGGTCCTGCGCGGCGAGGCGGGTCCCGGGCTGCTCGACACCTACGAAGCCGAGCGGCGGCCGATCGCGCGGATGGTGATCGACACGTCGCTGCACAACCTGAAGCAGCGCATGCACCCCGACCTCGACGTCTCCGGGCTGACGGAGGCGGAGGACCAGCCGGCGATCGTGCTGGGCTTCCGCTACCGCTCGACGGCCGTGATCCCGGAGCCGCCGGACGACGGCGAGCGCGTCGAGGACGTGCACGCGCCGACCGGGCGCCCCGGCTTCCGGGCGCCCGGGCTGGCGTCCACTGTGGACCTGCTGGGCCGGTCGTGGGTGCTGCTGTGCGCCGGGGAGGACGCCCGCTGGCGGCCGGCGGTGGCGGACGTCGCCGCGGACCTGGGCGTCCGCCTGGCCTGCCACGCGATCGATGACGACGTCTTCGCGTCCCGGTACGGGCTTTCGGCGGGCGGAGCGTCGCTGGTGCGGCCGGACGGCGTCGTCGCGTGGCGCTCCCCGGCGCCCGCCGGGAACCCGGCCGGCGAGCTGCGGCAAGTTCTGACTGCCGTTTTGTCGCGTTGA
- a CDS encoding bifunctional o-acetylhomoserine/o-acetylserine sulfhydrylase — translation MTETSAWSFETKQIHAGAAPDPATGARATPIYQTTSYVFRDSQHGADLFSLAEPGNIYTRIMNPTQDVLEQRLAALEGGVAALAFASGSAATTAAILNLAGAGDHFVSSPSLYGGTYNLFHYTLPKLGVEVTFIEDQDDLEQWRAAVRPNTKLFFAETLANPGSNVLDIRGVADVAHEAGVPLVVDNTVPTPYLLRPIEHGADVVVHSATKYLGGHGTTVAGVLVDGGTFDFGKNPEKFPGFNEPDPSYHGLKYWEALGPGSYAAKARVQILRDTGAAISPLNSFLILQGIETLSLRLERHVSNAQALAEWLEQRDEVEKVYYAGLPSSPHHANAQKYLPRGAGAVLSFDLRGGVEAGRKFVDGTELHSQLVNIGDVRSLIVHPASTTHSQLTPEEQLASGVTPGLVRLAVGLEGIEDLKADLEAGFRAAKAEL, via the coding sequence ATGACCGAGACCTCGGCGTGGTCCTTCGAGACCAAGCAGATCCACGCGGGCGCCGCGCCGGACCCGGCCACCGGGGCGCGGGCGACGCCGATCTACCAGACGACGTCCTACGTCTTCCGCGACAGCCAGCACGGCGCCGACCTGTTCAGCCTCGCCGAGCCGGGCAACATCTACACGCGGATCATGAACCCGACCCAGGACGTGCTGGAGCAGCGGCTCGCCGCGCTCGAAGGCGGCGTCGCGGCACTCGCGTTCGCGTCCGGCTCGGCCGCGACCACGGCGGCGATCCTGAACCTCGCCGGCGCGGGCGACCACTTCGTCTCCAGCCCGTCGCTCTACGGCGGCACCTACAACCTCTTCCACTACACGCTGCCGAAGCTCGGCGTCGAGGTCACCTTCATCGAGGACCAGGACGACCTGGAGCAGTGGCGCGCCGCCGTCCGGCCGAACACCAAGCTGTTCTTCGCCGAGACGCTGGCCAACCCGGGCAGCAACGTCCTCGACATCCGCGGCGTCGCCGACGTCGCGCACGAGGCCGGCGTCCCGCTCGTCGTCGACAACACCGTGCCCACGCCGTACCTGCTGCGCCCGATCGAGCACGGCGCCGACGTCGTCGTGCACTCCGCGACGAAGTACCTCGGCGGCCACGGAACCACGGTGGCCGGCGTGCTGGTCGACGGCGGCACGTTCGACTTCGGCAAGAACCCGGAGAAGTTCCCCGGCTTCAACGAGCCGGACCCGAGCTACCACGGCCTGAAGTACTGGGAGGCGCTCGGCCCGGGGTCGTACGCGGCGAAGGCGCGCGTCCAGATCCTGCGCGACACGGGTGCGGCGATCTCGCCGCTGAACAGCTTCCTGATCCTGCAGGGCATCGAGACGCTGTCGCTGCGCCTCGAGCGGCACGTGTCGAACGCGCAGGCGCTGGCCGAGTGGCTGGAGCAGCGCGACGAGGTCGAGAAGGTGTACTACGCCGGCCTGCCGTCGAGCCCGCACCACGCCAACGCGCAGAAGTACCTGCCGCGCGGCGCGGGCGCGGTCCTGTCGTTCGACCTGCGCGGCGGCGTCGAGGCGGGCCGGAAGTTCGTCGACGGCACCGAGCTGCACAGTCAGCTGGTGAACATCGGCGATGTCCGCAGCCTGATCGTGCACCCGGCGTCGACCACGCACAGCCAGCTGACGCCCGAGGAGCAGCTCGCCAGCGGCGTCACCCCGGGCCTGGTGCGCCTGGCCGTCGGGCTCGAAGGCATCGAGGACCTCAAGGCCGACCTCGAAGCCGGATTCCGGGCGGCGAAGGCGGAACTGTGA
- a CDS encoding homoserine O-acetyltransferase yields MTVTGAWRVGDPPGRRKFVTGPGALALEAGGVLPSFTLAYETWGTLNSDASNAILVEHALTGDSHAAGPAEPGHPSEGWWDALIGPGKAVDTNEYFVVVPNVLGGCQGSTGPSSPDPDGTPWGSRFPVVTVWDQVAAEAALADALGIGRWAAVIGGSMGGMRALEWAVSQPSRVASVLVLASTARASAEQIAWAAPQLHAIRSDPAFHGGDYYSAAEGPVAGLGIARRIAHVTYRSEPELAQRFGRAPQDGEDPLRGGRFAVESYLDHHAAKLARRFDANSYLVLTESMNTHDVGRGRGGVAAALGRVTARAVIAGVDSDRLYPLYQSAEIADGIPGAPEPSVVSSPYGHDSFLIETGQIAALVKHLLG; encoded by the coding sequence GTGACCGTCACCGGCGCCTGGCGGGTCGGCGACCCGCCGGGCCGCCGGAAGTTCGTCACCGGCCCCGGCGCGCTCGCGCTGGAGGCCGGTGGCGTGCTGCCGTCGTTCACCCTCGCCTACGAGACGTGGGGGACGCTCAACTCCGACGCGTCCAACGCGATCCTCGTCGAGCACGCGCTGACCGGGGACAGCCACGCGGCCGGGCCCGCCGAGCCGGGGCACCCGAGCGAGGGCTGGTGGGACGCGCTGATCGGGCCGGGCAAGGCCGTGGACACGAACGAGTACTTCGTCGTCGTGCCGAACGTGCTGGGTGGCTGCCAGGGCTCGACCGGGCCGTCGTCACCCGACCCGGACGGGACGCCGTGGGGCAGCCGGTTCCCGGTGGTGACCGTGTGGGACCAGGTCGCGGCCGAAGCGGCACTGGCGGACGCGCTGGGCATCGGCCGCTGGGCAGCCGTCATCGGCGGCTCGATGGGCGGGATGCGGGCGCTGGAGTGGGCGGTTTCGCAGCCTTCGCGGGTGGCTTCGGTGCTGGTGCTGGCCTCGACCGCGCGGGCGTCGGCCGAGCAGATCGCCTGGGCGGCCCCGCAGCTGCACGCGATCCGCAGCGACCCGGCGTTCCACGGCGGTGACTACTACTCGGCGGCCGAAGGACCCGTGGCCGGGCTCGGCATCGCCCGCCGGATCGCGCACGTCACCTACCGGAGTGAACCCGAGCTGGCCCAGCGGTTCGGCCGCGCCCCGCAGGACGGCGAAGACCCCCTGCGCGGCGGCCGGTTCGCCGTCGAGTCCTATTTGGACCACCACGCGGCCAAGCTGGCCCGCCGCTTCGACGCGAACAGCTACCTGGTGCTGACCGAGTCGATGAACACCCACGACGTCGGCCGCGGCCGCGGCGGCGTGGCGGCGGCACTCGGCCGGGTGACGGCGCGGGCGGTGATCGCCGGCGTCGACAGCGACCGGCTCTACCCGCTGTACCAGTCGGCGGAGATCGCGGACGGCATCCCGGGCGCACCGGAGCCGTCGGTGGTGTCGTCGCCCTACGGCCACGATTCGTTCCTCATCGAAACCGGTCAGATCGCGGCACTGGTGAAGCACCTGCTGGGATAG
- a CDS encoding TetR/AcrR family transcriptional regulator, which yields MPANPTPLVNGEKASRREQILSAAAELFAHHGFHGVGIDDIGAAVGISGPGLYRHFRSKDAILGEMLNSISRYLLDGGTERAGRPGAPDDTLTGLVRFHVDFALAHPALITVQERNLANLTDADRKQVRALQRQYVEVWVRAIREAVPDLGERQARSAAHAVFGLINSTPYNRHLGDDELAELLCRLALGALRAAG from the coding sequence ATGCCGGCCAACCCCACCCCTCTCGTGAACGGCGAGAAGGCGAGCAGGCGCGAACAGATCCTGTCCGCGGCCGCCGAGCTGTTCGCCCACCACGGCTTCCACGGTGTCGGCATCGACGACATCGGGGCGGCGGTCGGGATCTCCGGGCCGGGGCTCTACCGGCACTTCCGCAGCAAGGACGCGATCCTCGGCGAGATGCTGAACTCGATCAGCCGCTACCTGCTCGACGGCGGCACCGAGCGGGCCGGCCGGCCGGGTGCGCCCGACGACACGCTGACCGGCCTGGTGCGGTTCCACGTCGACTTCGCGCTCGCGCACCCGGCGTTGATCACCGTTCAGGAGCGCAACCTCGCGAACCTCACCGACGCCGACCGCAAGCAGGTGCGCGCGCTGCAGCGGCAGTACGTCGAGGTGTGGGTGCGGGCGATCCGCGAAGCCGTCCCGGACCTGGGGGAACGGCAGGCCCGGTCGGCGGCACACGCCGTGTTCGGACTGATCAACTCGACCCCGTACAACCGCCATCTCGGTGACGACGAGCTCGCCGAACTGCTCTGCCGGCTTGCGCTGGGTGCTCTTCGCGCGGCCGGATGA
- a CDS encoding cellulase family glycosylhydrolase, with the protein MTQLRKAFGLLAAAVVAASGLVTFGATGQVAAAAGGTGTGYLHTSGNKILDSTGATVRLTGINWFGMETDNKTFHGLWSSRTWRQQLDQMAQLGYNTLRVPFSDDALKPGATATGINDYTNPDLIGLSPLQILDKVIGYAGTKGMRVILDRHRPTSAGQTALWYTAGVPESTWINDWKTLAQHYAGNTTVIGADLHNEPHAEGTNPAATGACWGCGDTARDWRLAAERAGNAILGVQPNWLIFVEGVSCPSGGLSNVWDGDPSNDEDCGWWGGNLSKAGEFPVRLSVPGRLVYSPHEYATSVYNQPWFSAPDYPANLTAIWDHYWGYLYKQNIAPLMMGEFGTTLANPVDKVWLEKLMAYTGTGVNGISFTYWSWNPNSGDTGGILNDDWTTVNQAKQSILQPYLIPPAGGGPDPTTTTPATTPTTPTTGGGTGGCTTAWKLDNSWQGGFQGSLTVTNTATTAVNPWTVVFTLPAGATVASGWNGTFTQSGTTVTVSAPSYSPSLGAGAAVSLGFTANGPSGAPSAVKLGAAACTT; encoded by the coding sequence ATGACGCAGCTGAGAAAGGCGTTCGGCCTGCTGGCCGCGGCCGTGGTGGCCGCGAGCGGGCTGGTCACCTTCGGCGCGACCGGCCAGGTTGCGGCGGCCGCCGGCGGTACGGGCACCGGGTACCTGCACACCAGCGGCAACAAGATCCTGGACAGCACGGGCGCGACCGTCCGGCTGACCGGCATCAACTGGTTCGGGATGGAGACCGACAACAAGACCTTCCACGGCCTGTGGTCCAGCCGCACCTGGCGCCAGCAGCTCGACCAGATGGCGCAGCTGGGCTACAACACCCTGCGCGTGCCGTTCTCCGACGACGCGCTGAAACCCGGCGCCACGGCCACCGGGATCAACGACTACACCAACCCCGACCTGATCGGGCTCTCGCCGCTGCAGATCCTGGACAAGGTGATCGGCTACGCGGGGACGAAGGGGATGCGCGTCATCCTCGACCGGCACCGGCCGACCAGCGCGGGGCAGACCGCGCTCTGGTACACCGCCGGCGTCCCGGAAAGCACCTGGATCAACGACTGGAAGACCCTCGCCCAGCACTACGCGGGCAACACCACGGTCATCGGCGCGGACCTGCACAACGAGCCGCACGCCGAGGGCACCAACCCGGCCGCGACCGGCGCGTGCTGGGGCTGCGGCGACACCGCCCGCGACTGGCGGCTGGCCGCCGAACGCGCCGGCAACGCGATCCTGGGCGTGCAGCCGAACTGGCTGATCTTCGTCGAGGGCGTGAGCTGCCCCAGCGGCGGGCTGTCGAACGTGTGGGACGGCGACCCGTCCAACGACGAGGACTGCGGCTGGTGGGGCGGGAACCTGTCGAAGGCGGGCGAGTTCCCGGTCCGCCTGTCCGTGCCCGGGCGGCTGGTGTACTCCCCGCACGAGTACGCCACCTCGGTCTACAACCAGCCGTGGTTCAGCGCTCCCGACTACCCGGCGAACCTGACCGCGATCTGGGACCACTACTGGGGTTACCTCTACAAGCAGAACATCGCGCCCCTGATGATGGGCGAGTTCGGCACCACGCTGGCGAACCCGGTCGACAAGGTGTGGCTGGAAAAGCTGATGGCCTACACCGGGACGGGCGTCAACGGCATCTCGTTCACCTACTGGTCGTGGAACCCCAACTCCGGGGACACCGGCGGCATCCTCAACGACGACTGGACCACGGTCAACCAGGCGAAGCAGAGCATCCTCCAGCCCTACCTCATCCCGCCAGCCGGCGGCGGCCCCGACCCGACGACGACCACCCCGGCCACCACCCCGACGACCCCGACGACCGGTGGCGGCACCGGCGGGTGCACGACGGCGTGGAAACTGGACAATTCCTGGCAGGGCGGCTTCCAGGGCTCGCTGACCGTCACCAACACCGCGACGACCGCCGTCAACCCGTGGACCGTCGTGTTCACCCTGCCCGCCGGCGCCACCGTCGCCAGCGGCTGGAACGGCACCTTCACCCAGTCGGGGACCACGGTGACCGTGAGCGCGCCGTCCTACAGCCCGTCACTGGGCGCCGGGGCGGCGGTGTCGCTCGGCTTCACCGCCAACGGCCCGTCGGGCGCACCTTCGGCCGTCAAGCTGGGCGCGGCGGCCTGCACCACGTGA